A genomic region of Dermacentor andersoni chromosome 9, qqDerAnde1_hic_scaffold, whole genome shotgun sequence contains the following coding sequences:
- the LOC126527161 gene encoding uncharacterized protein isoform X2 has product MNTKEPGPTSLKMADEQSWHEALSRLDLERECSAHPATEKICWLCDELAKWNDVLAPLRLQIVEHIPGYLCLRTRPGSKKPKITNSPCNAAYFLAWLPRKHRCVVAVKFGQGEMELDRSTVPTFLYESYPNVRQIAIGGIGAFECSSLMNSLGRVAKLEALVLDEATVGDPLSIELGALLAANAATVRTVTVTRTFIPGGASNILADSISRCRNLRELTFNAHLDLQGLKYLNNLLQSADCLEKLCLREALNTTIEPTEDPHNQELLATVAGLARRSGSALSEFCYHAYTHVFTSALRGLKASTVLRHLEISKCDCVTGPTVGSLLKCVLSSYAGLHTLTFRACEFDAAAAELVAAALEENVTLRQLMVCDVIMNVPQMQTLLRALEKNKTLRLLQVDFLAASEEQRWMLSAQLCQNDLYARVQLPWVNSDAQYLSAILSEPRLCPSHLQLNAGRLSDAYFAMLCRALSGSCFVRCLSVSLWRARPGQIDNLREALRANTSIVELKLHDCESPGSAVSASVGLRANRGVAQLCVICSDAMKPSSADEFASVLAANEFLSDVELVCTRDVSPECLAAVGRGLLQNRNVVSFSVRSRCIAESSTRHMEVAVQRNVTRLHRAVRFVLERDRTKPFAEAFEVYEKKAVLTLRVMATSGMSEAEAIAAVTSARRFIRRNYFSINNVVSRVIECWPGEGTQIDALNYDCWLAIAEHLKVSDIVHAGSRED; this is encoded by the exons AT GAACACGAAAGAGCCTGGGCCAACTTCACTGAAAATGGCCGACGAGCAGTCTTGGCACGAGGCCCTCTCGAGGCTCGACTTGGAGCGGGAGTGTTCGGCGCACCCGGCCACTGAGAAGATCTGCTGGCTGTGCGACGAACTGGCCAAGTGGAACGACGTCCTCGCTCCGCTGAGACTCCAAATCGTGGAGCACATACCCGGATACTTGTGCCTACGCACGCGACCGGGAAGCAAGAAGCCGAAGATCACGAACAGTCCCTGCAACGCGGCTTACTTCCTTGCTTGGCTGCCGAGGAAACATCGGTGCGTCGTCGCCGTGAAGTTCGGCCAAGGCGAAATGGAGTTGGACCGATCGACCGTGCCCACCTTCTTGTACGAGTCTTACCCGAACGTGCGCCAAATCGCCATAGGGGGAATCGGCGCGTTCGAGTGCAGCTCGCTCATGAACTCCCTGGGCCGCGTGGCGAAACTCGAGGCCCTCGTCTTGGACGAAGCCACCGTGGGCGACCCGCTGTCGATCGAACTGGGCGCGCTGTTGGCGGCGAACGCGGCCACTGTGAGAACAGTCACAGTGACCAGGACCTTCATACCGGGCGGCGCGTCCAACATTCTAGCCGACAGCATTTCTAGATGCCGGAACCTGAGAGAGCTCACGTTCAACGCCCACTTGGACTTGCAAGGGCTGAAGTACTTGAACAATCTACTTCAGTCGGCCGACTGCCTCGAAAAGTTGTGTTTGAGGGAAGCGCTGAACACCACGATCGAGCCCACCGAAGACCCGCACAATCAGGAGCTCTTGGCCACCGTCGCCGGCCTGGCGCGGAGGAGCGGGTCCGCGCTGTCCGAGTTCTGTTACCACGCCTACACGCACGTCTTCACGAGCGCTCTGAGGGGTCTCAAAGCGAGCACGGTGCTGAGACACCTGGAAATCAGCAAGTGCGACTGCGTGACGGGCCCGACTGTCGGGTCGCTGCTCAAGTGCGTGCTCTCCTCCTACGCGGGTCTTCACACGCTCACCTTCAGGGCCTGCGAGTTCGACGCCGCGGCCGCCGAGCTGGTAGCGGCCGCTCTGGAAGAGAACGTCACGCTGAGGCAGCTGATGGTGTGCGACGTCATCATGAACGTGCCGCAGATGCAAACTCTGCTGAGAGCTCTGGAGAAGAACAAGACGCTGCGGTTGTTGCAAGTCGACTTCTTGGCTGCCTCGGAGGAACAGAG GTGGATGCTCTCCGCCCAGCTGTGCCAAAATGACCTCTACGCACGCGTGCAACTGCCGTGGGTGAACTCAGATGCCCAGTACCTGAGCGCCATCCTGAGCGAGCCCCGGCTGTGCCCCAGCCACTTGCAGCTGAACGCGGGGCGGCTGAGCGACGCGTACTTCGCGATGCTGTGCCGGGCCCTGTCGGGCTCCTGTTTCGTGCGATGCCTGTCGGTCAGTCTCTGGCGGGCCCGTCCCGGACAGATCGACAACCTTCGAGAGGCCCTGAGGGCGAACACGTCGATCGTCGAGCTCAAGCTCCACGACTGCGAGAGCCCCGGGTCCGCGGTCAGCGCCTCGGTGGGCCTGCGAGCCAATCGCGGGGTCGCCCAGCTGTGCGTCATCTGCAGCGACGCCATGAAGCCCTCGTCCGCCGACGAGTTCGCGTCCGTGCTGGCCGCCAACGAGTTCCTGAGCGACGTGGAGCTGGTGTGCACGCGCGACGTGAGCCCCGAGTGCCTGGCCGCGGTGGGTCGGGGTCTGCTGCAGAACCGGAACGTCGTGTCCTTCTCGGTTCGCTCCAGGTGCATCGCCGAGTCTTCGACTCGCCACATGGAGGTCGCCGTGCAGAGGAACGTGACCCGGCTTCACCGGGCCGTGCGCTTTGTTCTGGAGCGGGACCGTACGAAGCCGTTCGCGGAGGCGTTCGAGGTTTACGAAAAGAAGGCCGTGCTCACTCTGCGCGTGATGGCCACGTCGGGCATGAGCGAGGCGGAGGCGATCGCCGCTGTGACGTCAGCGCGGCGCTTCATTCGGAGGAACTACTTCTCGATCAACAATGTGGTCAGTCGGGTCATCGAGTGTTGGCCCGGAGAGGGCACGCAGATCGACGCCCTCAACTACGACTGCTGGTTGGCCATTGCAGAGCACTTGAAAGTATCTGATATTGTTCATGCAGGATCTCGTGAAGATTAG
- the LOC126527481 gene encoding monoglyceride lipase-like, with the protein MSNESIRVDDSTSFLNEDGHNIVCTTWRTDAEPRALLFVAHGYGDYSQDQGYKALAYATVGLGFYVFSHDHVGHGKSEGPRGTIRSFDIYVQDILTHIDMEQAKFPGKPVYLFGHSMGGLLVILAALRRPGGFAGMVLMSPLLGINTPYYTRFTTYLARLLVCIVPCLPTAMASVDQSCRDAAVVNRMNNDPLYYVGSVCLRWVVAMVDAIEAAHAHVSAVELPFLILYGTGDKVCDPQASRDFFEKASSKDKNQKVYEDAYHSLLEEPDGVGQQVLKDIIDWFCARLPPRMSTSSQPGTSGQQDSTMQVAKSMTSNP; encoded by the exons ATGTCAAACGAAAGCATTCGTGTCGACGATAGCACCTCGTTTCTGAATGAAGACGGCCACAACATCGTCTGCACGACCTGGAGAACGGATGCGGAGCCCAG GGCCCTGCTTTTTGTAGCACACGGATATGGCGACTACTCTCAAGACCAAGGATACAAGGCCCTCGCCTATGCCACGGTCGGACTGGGCTTCTACGTGTTTTCCCACGACCATG TCGGTCACGGGAAAAGTGAGGGACCACGGGGTACAATCAGGAGTTTCGACATCTACGTTCAAGACATTCTTACCCACATCGACATGGAACAGGCCAAGTTTCCCGGAAAACCCGTCTACCTCTTCGGGCACTCCATG GGCGGCCTGCTGGTCATCCTGGCAGCTCTGCGGAGGCCTGGCGGTTTCGCGGGCATGGTTTTGATGTCACCCCTACTTGGCATAAACACGCCGTATTACACACGGTTCACG ACGTACTTGGCTCGCCTGCTGGTCTGCATCGTGCCTTGCCTCCCCACGGCCATGGCGAGTGTCGACCAGAGCTGCAGAGACGCCGCTGTCGTGAACCGCATGAACAACGACCCGCTGTACTACGTCGGAAGCGTCTGCCTCCGATGGGTGGTCGCCATGGTAGACGCGATAGAG GCCGCCCATGCACACGTCAGTGCCGTAGAACTGCCGTTCCTTATATTGTACGGAACAGGAGACAAGGTATGCGACCCTCAAGCGTCGAGGGACTTCTTCGAAAAGGCCTCGAGTAAGGACAAGAACCAGAAA GTATACGAGGACGCATACCACAGCCTGCTGGAGGAGCCGGATGGCGTCGGCCAGCAAGTCCTCAAAGATATCATCGACTGGTTTTGCGCCAGACTGCCTCCTCGAATGTCGACCTCGAGTCAACCAGGCACGTCCGGCCAACAGGACAGCACAATGCAAGTGGCAAAGTCCATGACGTCCAATCCGTGA
- the LOC126527161 gene encoding uncharacterized protein isoform X1: protein MHAKLHARGSHDDSHAAFAAPVARTRGEACQKQRQKNTKEPGPTSLKMADEQSWHEALSRLDLERECSAHPATEKICWLCDELAKWNDVLAPLRLQIVEHIPGYLCLRTRPGSKKPKITNSPCNAAYFLAWLPRKHRCVVAVKFGQGEMELDRSTVPTFLYESYPNVRQIAIGGIGAFECSSLMNSLGRVAKLEALVLDEATVGDPLSIELGALLAANAATVRTVTVTRTFIPGGASNILADSISRCRNLRELTFNAHLDLQGLKYLNNLLQSADCLEKLCLREALNTTIEPTEDPHNQELLATVAGLARRSGSALSEFCYHAYTHVFTSALRGLKASTVLRHLEISKCDCVTGPTVGSLLKCVLSSYAGLHTLTFRACEFDAAAAELVAAALEENVTLRQLMVCDVIMNVPQMQTLLRALEKNKTLRLLQVDFLAASEEQRWMLSAQLCQNDLYARVQLPWVNSDAQYLSAILSEPRLCPSHLQLNAGRLSDAYFAMLCRALSGSCFVRCLSVSLWRARPGQIDNLREALRANTSIVELKLHDCESPGSAVSASVGLRANRGVAQLCVICSDAMKPSSADEFASVLAANEFLSDVELVCTRDVSPECLAAVGRGLLQNRNVVSFSVRSRCIAESSTRHMEVAVQRNVTRLHRAVRFVLERDRTKPFAEAFEVYEKKAVLTLRVMATSGMSEAEAIAAVTSARRFIRRNYFSINNVVSRVIECWPGEGTQIDALNYDCWLAIAEHLKVSDIVHAGSRED, encoded by the exons ATGCACGCGAAACTGCACGCGAGAGGTAGCCACGACGACAGCCACGCTGCCTTCGCCGCACCGGTGGCAAGAACCCGAGGAGAGGCCTGCCAGAAGCAACGACAAAA GAACACGAAAGAGCCTGGGCCAACTTCACTGAAAATGGCCGACGAGCAGTCTTGGCACGAGGCCCTCTCGAGGCTCGACTTGGAGCGGGAGTGTTCGGCGCACCCGGCCACTGAGAAGATCTGCTGGCTGTGCGACGAACTGGCCAAGTGGAACGACGTCCTCGCTCCGCTGAGACTCCAAATCGTGGAGCACATACCCGGATACTTGTGCCTACGCACGCGACCGGGAAGCAAGAAGCCGAAGATCACGAACAGTCCCTGCAACGCGGCTTACTTCCTTGCTTGGCTGCCGAGGAAACATCGGTGCGTCGTCGCCGTGAAGTTCGGCCAAGGCGAAATGGAGTTGGACCGATCGACCGTGCCCACCTTCTTGTACGAGTCTTACCCGAACGTGCGCCAAATCGCCATAGGGGGAATCGGCGCGTTCGAGTGCAGCTCGCTCATGAACTCCCTGGGCCGCGTGGCGAAACTCGAGGCCCTCGTCTTGGACGAAGCCACCGTGGGCGACCCGCTGTCGATCGAACTGGGCGCGCTGTTGGCGGCGAACGCGGCCACTGTGAGAACAGTCACAGTGACCAGGACCTTCATACCGGGCGGCGCGTCCAACATTCTAGCCGACAGCATTTCTAGATGCCGGAACCTGAGAGAGCTCACGTTCAACGCCCACTTGGACTTGCAAGGGCTGAAGTACTTGAACAATCTACTTCAGTCGGCCGACTGCCTCGAAAAGTTGTGTTTGAGGGAAGCGCTGAACACCACGATCGAGCCCACCGAAGACCCGCACAATCAGGAGCTCTTGGCCACCGTCGCCGGCCTGGCGCGGAGGAGCGGGTCCGCGCTGTCCGAGTTCTGTTACCACGCCTACACGCACGTCTTCACGAGCGCTCTGAGGGGTCTCAAAGCGAGCACGGTGCTGAGACACCTGGAAATCAGCAAGTGCGACTGCGTGACGGGCCCGACTGTCGGGTCGCTGCTCAAGTGCGTGCTCTCCTCCTACGCGGGTCTTCACACGCTCACCTTCAGGGCCTGCGAGTTCGACGCCGCGGCCGCCGAGCTGGTAGCGGCCGCTCTGGAAGAGAACGTCACGCTGAGGCAGCTGATGGTGTGCGACGTCATCATGAACGTGCCGCAGATGCAAACTCTGCTGAGAGCTCTGGAGAAGAACAAGACGCTGCGGTTGTTGCAAGTCGACTTCTTGGCTGCCTCGGAGGAACAGAG GTGGATGCTCTCCGCCCAGCTGTGCCAAAATGACCTCTACGCACGCGTGCAACTGCCGTGGGTGAACTCAGATGCCCAGTACCTGAGCGCCATCCTGAGCGAGCCCCGGCTGTGCCCCAGCCACTTGCAGCTGAACGCGGGGCGGCTGAGCGACGCGTACTTCGCGATGCTGTGCCGGGCCCTGTCGGGCTCCTGTTTCGTGCGATGCCTGTCGGTCAGTCTCTGGCGGGCCCGTCCCGGACAGATCGACAACCTTCGAGAGGCCCTGAGGGCGAACACGTCGATCGTCGAGCTCAAGCTCCACGACTGCGAGAGCCCCGGGTCCGCGGTCAGCGCCTCGGTGGGCCTGCGAGCCAATCGCGGGGTCGCCCAGCTGTGCGTCATCTGCAGCGACGCCATGAAGCCCTCGTCCGCCGACGAGTTCGCGTCCGTGCTGGCCGCCAACGAGTTCCTGAGCGACGTGGAGCTGGTGTGCACGCGCGACGTGAGCCCCGAGTGCCTGGCCGCGGTGGGTCGGGGTCTGCTGCAGAACCGGAACGTCGTGTCCTTCTCGGTTCGCTCCAGGTGCATCGCCGAGTCTTCGACTCGCCACATGGAGGTCGCCGTGCAGAGGAACGTGACCCGGCTTCACCGGGCCGTGCGCTTTGTTCTGGAGCGGGACCGTACGAAGCCGTTCGCGGAGGCGTTCGAGGTTTACGAAAAGAAGGCCGTGCTCACTCTGCGCGTGATGGCCACGTCGGGCATGAGCGAGGCGGAGGCGATCGCCGCTGTGACGTCAGCGCGGCGCTTCATTCGGAGGAACTACTTCTCGATCAACAATGTGGTCAGTCGGGTCATCGAGTGTTGGCCCGGAGAGGGCACGCAGATCGACGCCCTCAACTACGACTGCTGGTTGGCCATTGCAGAGCACTTGAAAGTATCTGATATTGTTCATGCAGGATCTCGTGAAGATTAG
- the LOC126527161 gene encoding uncharacterized protein isoform X3, protein MADEQSWHEALSRLDLERECSAHPATEKICWLCDELAKWNDVLAPLRLQIVEHIPGYLCLRTRPGSKKPKITNSPCNAAYFLAWLPRKHRCVVAVKFGQGEMELDRSTVPTFLYESYPNVRQIAIGGIGAFECSSLMNSLGRVAKLEALVLDEATVGDPLSIELGALLAANAATVRTVTVTRTFIPGGASNILADSISRCRNLRELTFNAHLDLQGLKYLNNLLQSADCLEKLCLREALNTTIEPTEDPHNQELLATVAGLARRSGSALSEFCYHAYTHVFTSALRGLKASTVLRHLEISKCDCVTGPTVGSLLKCVLSSYAGLHTLTFRACEFDAAAAELVAAALEENVTLRQLMVCDVIMNVPQMQTLLRALEKNKTLRLLQVDFLAASEEQRWMLSAQLCQNDLYARVQLPWVNSDAQYLSAILSEPRLCPSHLQLNAGRLSDAYFAMLCRALSGSCFVRCLSVSLWRARPGQIDNLREALRANTSIVELKLHDCESPGSAVSASVGLRANRGVAQLCVICSDAMKPSSADEFASVLAANEFLSDVELVCTRDVSPECLAAVGRGLLQNRNVVSFSVRSRCIAESSTRHMEVAVQRNVTRLHRAVRFVLERDRTKPFAEAFEVYEKKAVLTLRVMATSGMSEAEAIAAVTSARRFIRRNYFSINNVVSRVIECWPGEGTQIDALNYDCWLAIAEHLKVSDIVHAGSRED, encoded by the exons ATGGCCGACGAGCAGTCTTGGCACGAGGCCCTCTCGAGGCTCGACTTGGAGCGGGAGTGTTCGGCGCACCCGGCCACTGAGAAGATCTGCTGGCTGTGCGACGAACTGGCCAAGTGGAACGACGTCCTCGCTCCGCTGAGACTCCAAATCGTGGAGCACATACCCGGATACTTGTGCCTACGCACGCGACCGGGAAGCAAGAAGCCGAAGATCACGAACAGTCCCTGCAACGCGGCTTACTTCCTTGCTTGGCTGCCGAGGAAACATCGGTGCGTCGTCGCCGTGAAGTTCGGCCAAGGCGAAATGGAGTTGGACCGATCGACCGTGCCCACCTTCTTGTACGAGTCTTACCCGAACGTGCGCCAAATCGCCATAGGGGGAATCGGCGCGTTCGAGTGCAGCTCGCTCATGAACTCCCTGGGCCGCGTGGCGAAACTCGAGGCCCTCGTCTTGGACGAAGCCACCGTGGGCGACCCGCTGTCGATCGAACTGGGCGCGCTGTTGGCGGCGAACGCGGCCACTGTGAGAACAGTCACAGTGACCAGGACCTTCATACCGGGCGGCGCGTCCAACATTCTAGCCGACAGCATTTCTAGATGCCGGAACCTGAGAGAGCTCACGTTCAACGCCCACTTGGACTTGCAAGGGCTGAAGTACTTGAACAATCTACTTCAGTCGGCCGACTGCCTCGAAAAGTTGTGTTTGAGGGAAGCGCTGAACACCACGATCGAGCCCACCGAAGACCCGCACAATCAGGAGCTCTTGGCCACCGTCGCCGGCCTGGCGCGGAGGAGCGGGTCCGCGCTGTCCGAGTTCTGTTACCACGCCTACACGCACGTCTTCACGAGCGCTCTGAGGGGTCTCAAAGCGAGCACGGTGCTGAGACACCTGGAAATCAGCAAGTGCGACTGCGTGACGGGCCCGACTGTCGGGTCGCTGCTCAAGTGCGTGCTCTCCTCCTACGCGGGTCTTCACACGCTCACCTTCAGGGCCTGCGAGTTCGACGCCGCGGCCGCCGAGCTGGTAGCGGCCGCTCTGGAAGAGAACGTCACGCTGAGGCAGCTGATGGTGTGCGACGTCATCATGAACGTGCCGCAGATGCAAACTCTGCTGAGAGCTCTGGAGAAGAACAAGACGCTGCGGTTGTTGCAAGTCGACTTCTTGGCTGCCTCGGAGGAACAGAG GTGGATGCTCTCCGCCCAGCTGTGCCAAAATGACCTCTACGCACGCGTGCAACTGCCGTGGGTGAACTCAGATGCCCAGTACCTGAGCGCCATCCTGAGCGAGCCCCGGCTGTGCCCCAGCCACTTGCAGCTGAACGCGGGGCGGCTGAGCGACGCGTACTTCGCGATGCTGTGCCGGGCCCTGTCGGGCTCCTGTTTCGTGCGATGCCTGTCGGTCAGTCTCTGGCGGGCCCGTCCCGGACAGATCGACAACCTTCGAGAGGCCCTGAGGGCGAACACGTCGATCGTCGAGCTCAAGCTCCACGACTGCGAGAGCCCCGGGTCCGCGGTCAGCGCCTCGGTGGGCCTGCGAGCCAATCGCGGGGTCGCCCAGCTGTGCGTCATCTGCAGCGACGCCATGAAGCCCTCGTCCGCCGACGAGTTCGCGTCCGTGCTGGCCGCCAACGAGTTCCTGAGCGACGTGGAGCTGGTGTGCACGCGCGACGTGAGCCCCGAGTGCCTGGCCGCGGTGGGTCGGGGTCTGCTGCAGAACCGGAACGTCGTGTCCTTCTCGGTTCGCTCCAGGTGCATCGCCGAGTCTTCGACTCGCCACATGGAGGTCGCCGTGCAGAGGAACGTGACCCGGCTTCACCGGGCCGTGCGCTTTGTTCTGGAGCGGGACCGTACGAAGCCGTTCGCGGAGGCGTTCGAGGTTTACGAAAAGAAGGCCGTGCTCACTCTGCGCGTGATGGCCACGTCGGGCATGAGCGAGGCGGAGGCGATCGCCGCTGTGACGTCAGCGCGGCGCTTCATTCGGAGGAACTACTTCTCGATCAACAATGTGGTCAGTCGGGTCATCGAGTGTTGGCCCGGAGAGGGCACGCAGATCGACGCCCTCAACTACGACTGCTGGTTGGCCATTGCAGAGCACTTGAAAGTATCTGATATTGTTCATGCAGGATCTCGTGAAGATTAG